The following proteins are encoded in a genomic region of Acetobacter oryzoeni:
- a CDS encoding recombinase family protein, which yields MKVALYARYSSDNQRDASIEDQLRICRAYAEKQGWPIVRDYTDHAVSGASLFRSGIQALIADAQQGHFTAILTEALDRLSRDQADVATLFKNLQFMGVRVFTLSEGEITPLHIGLKGTMNALFLKDLAEKTHRGVRGRVEQGKSGGGNAYGYDVVAETDGHGNVMRGARVINDAQAVIVRRIFQDYAAGKSAKKIAVSLNEDHVPCPTGGAWGFSTINGNRTRGTGILNNEIYIGRLVWNRLHYLKDPKTGKRVSRLNPEAAWVIRDVPDLRIIDQDLWDAVKARQKTLEASPDIRAGHSHDHFRARRRPKYLFSGLLRCGCCQGGYSMISKHLLGCSNARNKGICANLQNIRREVLEDRVLDALRHRLLNPELFRLFCEEFTKEVNRQRLQGAVDITAAQAEFSKVKGKQEKLLDLYLEDQVSRESLAQQSLKLETRRTELEALLASSKAPPPLLHPEMAGVYREQIFRLHEALNSELETQRQEAAEIVRSLIEAIILTPSDDGMRIDVRGDLASILTIASGTQKSADAGMRSRFDPRSQFEMVAGAGFEPAAFRL from the coding sequence ATGAAAGTTGCCCTGTACGCCCGTTATTCCTCTGACAATCAGCGGGATGCCTCAATTGAGGATCAACTCCGGATATGCCGCGCCTACGCGGAAAAACAGGGCTGGCCGATCGTCCGGGATTATACGGATCATGCCGTCTCTGGCGCCTCTCTGTTCCGCTCCGGTATTCAGGCCCTGATCGCTGATGCGCAGCAGGGGCACTTTACGGCCATTCTGACCGAGGCCCTGGACCGTCTCTCACGCGATCAGGCCGATGTCGCCACCCTGTTTAAAAACCTTCAGTTCATGGGTGTGCGGGTCTTTACCCTTTCCGAGGGAGAAATCACCCCTCTTCATATCGGTCTCAAAGGCACCATGAACGCGCTGTTCCTGAAGGATCTGGCGGAGAAGACCCATCGTGGTGTGCGTGGACGCGTGGAACAGGGCAAGTCCGGTGGCGGCAATGCCTATGGTTATGATGTGGTCGCAGAAACAGACGGACATGGCAATGTCATGCGCGGCGCACGTGTCATCAATGACGCTCAGGCCGTGATCGTCCGCCGCATTTTTCAGGACTATGCCGCCGGAAAATCCGCGAAAAAGATTGCCGTGTCCCTTAATGAGGATCATGTCCCCTGCCCGACCGGTGGCGCATGGGGATTTTCCACGATCAACGGCAATCGAACGCGCGGCACCGGTATTCTGAATAACGAGATATATATCGGTAGGTTGGTGTGGAACCGGTTGCATTACCTCAAGGATCCGAAGACCGGCAAACGCGTCTCCCGCCTCAACCCCGAAGCCGCCTGGGTCATACGGGACGTACCGGACCTGCGGATTATTGATCAGGATCTGTGGGATGCAGTCAAGGCCCGCCAGAAAACCCTTGAAGCCAGCCCGGATATCAGAGCCGGTCACAGTCACGACCATTTCCGCGCAAGACGCCGTCCGAAATATCTGTTCTCGGGCTTGCTGAGGTGTGGCTGCTGTCAGGGGGGTTACAGCATGATCTCGAAACACCTGCTTGGCTGTTCGAACGCCCGCAACAAGGGCATCTGCGCCAATCTTCAGAACATCCGGCGCGAGGTTCTGGAAGATCGGGTACTGGATGCCCTGCGACATCGTCTGCTGAACCCGGAACTTTTCAGACTGTTCTGCGAGGAATTCACCAAAGAGGTGAACCGCCAGCGTCTGCAAGGCGCTGTCGACATCACGGCAGCTCAGGCAGAATTCTCGAAGGTAAAGGGCAAACAGGAGAAGCTTCTCGATCTGTATCTGGAAGATCAGGTGAGCAGGGAGAGCCTTGCTCAGCAGAGCCTGAAGCTTGAAACCCGCAGGACAGAACTCGAGGCTCTTCTGGCCAGTTCCAAAGCCCCGCCTCCCCTGCTTCACCCGGAGATGGCCGGCGTTTATCGTGAGCAGATCTTCCGCCTGCATGAAGCTCTCAATTCTGAACTGGAGACCCAGCGTCAGGAGGCTGCGGAGATTGTGCGCTCGCTGATTGAAGCCATTATCCTCACGCCGTCTGATGATGGCATGCGGATTGACGTGCGTGGCGATCTCGCCAGCATTCTGACGATTGCGTCTGGAACGCAAAAAAGCGCGGACGCTGGTATGCGTTCACGCTTTGATCCAAGATCGCAATTTGAGATGGTTGCGGGGGCAGGATTTGAACCTGCGGCCTTCAGGTTATGA
- the cas3 gene encoding CRISPR-associated helicase Cas3': MPDTVEDNSLNFFWGKARPVAEAEEVISSMHPLIAHMLDVAAVAILLPESKCLGLDCRQLGMLIALHDIGKLTPAFQSKVPECWPEQAFGRCPDEVVISRHDADGLFLLDHVCKDQLAPLFGTNTDGLDWSPADKKQLWRAVAGHHGQPVSSDGNKSQDADLKLLAPYAHKIVGVLLDIFRPPPIPSYSFLEDLLQLEWRLAGLTVQADWIGSRQEWFPYVRPEDVADASGYFWNQALHRAQAAIASAGLSPAHISPFRGIASLFPHIRNPSPIQALLEVASFPADPTLIVIEDMTGSGKTEAALVAAHRLMASGHASGLFVALPTMATANAMFDRLAIAYRSLFQPSSHPSLALAHGRALLDERFVSVLAPDDALDSTTVNKGRDDTAEICCSAWLGNESRRALLAQVGVGTIDQALMAVLPVRFATVRQAGLAGKVLVVDECHAYDPYMQEEMVALLRFHAAMGGSAILLSATLTKSVRQKLVTAFREGLCQKEPVGLSCKAYPLVTLVGKDGAEELPCAPRPGLARNIAVRQMSDASSIMAYVSDAAAQGAAVAWVRNTVDDVITSAKALEAEGLDVMVFHARFAMVDRLAIEREVLARFGKNGTTADRSRVLIASQVIEQSLDLDFDVLCTDLAPMDLIIQRAGRLRRHERAQRPVDCDEICIFSPDPVTDPDPQWINRVLPGTAAVYRDPALLWRTAKVLQCKGQIRSPDMIRELIEEAADTSDVPNGLMMASDEAEGKGRAARGAAVRNVLNYDAGYTPDSALWERDVRISTRLEERPYVTVRLGVMQEGQIWPWAALQQTALALPHERKRAWALSEVSVAQHMLAVCPVADTQVEALDAARAEWSRWEREAEDQFLLLLLSETEEGWKGYGSNGKGQDVDICYDEKYGFQIFKRNLT; the protein is encoded by the coding sequence ATGCCGGATACAGTAGAAGATAATAGTCTGAATTTCTTTTGGGGTAAGGCGCGGCCAGTAGCTGAAGCGGAAGAAGTTATATCTTCTATGCATCCACTTATTGCTCATATGCTGGATGTGGCAGCGGTGGCAATCTTACTCCCAGAGAGCAAATGTTTGGGGTTGGATTGTCGTCAATTAGGTATGCTGATTGCATTACATGATATTGGCAAGTTGACCCCTGCTTTTCAGTCGAAAGTTCCGGAATGCTGGCCAGAACAGGCATTTGGACGTTGTCCCGATGAGGTTGTGATATCACGTCACGATGCGGATGGCTTATTCCTGCTTGATCATGTCTGTAAGGATCAACTGGCACCGTTATTTGGTACAAATACAGATGGTCTTGATTGGTCACCTGCCGATAAAAAACAATTATGGCGTGCCGTAGCGGGGCATCATGGACAACCTGTTTCATCGGACGGAAATAAATCCCAGGATGCCGATCTTAAACTATTGGCGCCATATGCTCACAAAATTGTGGGGGTTTTGTTAGATATTTTTCGTCCGCCTCCCATTCCGTCATATTCTTTTCTGGAGGATCTGCTGCAACTGGAATGGCGCCTCGCAGGTTTGACTGTTCAGGCTGATTGGATCGGGTCACGGCAAGAATGGTTTCCTTATGTCCGGCCTGAAGACGTGGCTGATGCTTCAGGCTATTTTTGGAATCAGGCACTTCATCGGGCGCAAGCTGCGATTGCGAGTGCAGGCCTCAGCCCTGCACATATTTCACCATTTCGGGGTATTGCGAGTTTATTTCCTCATATTCGTAATCCTTCGCCAATTCAGGCTTTGCTGGAAGTGGCATCTTTTCCCGCTGACCCGACATTGATCGTGATCGAAGATATGACGGGTTCTGGTAAAACAGAAGCTGCATTGGTGGCTGCGCATCGGCTGATGGCATCTGGGCATGCCTCCGGGCTATTTGTCGCTTTACCGACAATGGCAACGGCCAATGCCATGTTTGATCGGCTGGCCATTGCGTATCGTAGTTTGTTCCAGCCATCCTCTCATCCTTCTCTCGCTCTGGCACATGGACGCGCTTTGCTGGATGAGCGGTTTGTCTCGGTTCTGGCCCCAGATGATGCACTGGATAGCACAACAGTAAACAAAGGCCGTGATGACACGGCCGAAATCTGTTGTTCAGCATGGCTGGGAAATGAATCACGTCGTGCGCTTCTGGCGCAGGTAGGAGTGGGGACTATTGACCAGGCATTGATGGCTGTCTTGCCAGTCCGGTTTGCAACCGTAAGGCAGGCTGGTCTGGCCGGTAAGGTGTTGGTGGTTGATGAATGCCATGCATACGATCCTTATATGCAGGAGGAAATGGTGGCTTTACTACGTTTCCATGCTGCTATGGGAGGCTCTGCAATTCTGCTTTCCGCGACACTGACCAAATCTGTGCGCCAGAAACTGGTGACGGCATTCAGAGAGGGGCTATGTCAGAAAGAGCCTGTCGGTTTGTCTTGTAAGGCTTATCCACTTGTTACGCTTGTTGGGAAAGATGGGGCGGAGGAACTTCCATGCGCGCCTCGTCCCGGTCTGGCGCGTAACATTGCTGTTCGGCAAATGAGCGATGCATCATCCATCATGGCATATGTTTCTGATGCGGCAGCTCAAGGTGCAGCTGTGGCATGGGTTCGTAACACGGTCGATGACGTTATTACCTCGGCAAAAGCTTTGGAGGCAGAAGGCCTTGATGTCATGGTGTTTCATGCGCGTTTTGCCATGGTGGACCGTTTGGCGATCGAGCGTGAGGTGCTTGCTCGGTTTGGAAAGAACGGAACCACTGCAGATCGATCAAGGGTTTTGATAGCCAGTCAGGTTATTGAGCAGTCTCTGGATCTTGATTTTGATGTACTTTGTACAGATCTGGCACCTATGGATCTGATTATCCAGCGCGCGGGCCGGTTACGCCGACATGAACGTGCGCAGCGTCCTGTTGATTGTGATGAAATTTGCATTTTTTCACCCGATCCGGTGACTGATCCAGATCCGCAGTGGATCAACCGGGTTTTGCCCGGCACCGCAGCCGTGTATCGTGATCCTGCCCTGTTATGGCGCACAGCAAAAGTGCTGCAATGCAAAGGGCAAATACGTAGCCCCGATATGATACGGGAGTTGATTGAAGAGGCTGCTGATACTTCTGATGTGCCAAATGGGCTCATGATGGCCAGTGATGAAGCAGAAGGAAAAGGCCGCGCAGCACGTGGCGCAGCTGTCCGGAATGTTTTGAATTATGATGCGGGATACACTCCAGATAGTGCGTTATGGGAGCGGGACGTTCGCATATCAACACGGTTGGAAGAGCGTCCGTACGTAACGGTACGTCTGGGCGTTATGCAAGAGGGACAGATATGGCCTTGGGCTGCACTACAACAAACGGCTCTTGCTTTACCGCATGAGCGGAAACGGGCTTGGGCGCTTTCTGAAGTTTCAGTGGCACAGCATATGCTTGCGGTATGTCCGGTTGCTGACACTCAGGTG